Proteins encoded by one window of Salvia splendens isolate huo1 chromosome 7, SspV2, whole genome shotgun sequence:
- the LOC121811174 gene encoding exocyst complex component EXO70H1-like: protein MAITTGRMTMAALLSLSEIPDFTNNLSLTPTQATIQNATNLIAKWDPTQKFTSIFHQNQPQAQEFIACVEELRTAMHFLIAHRPYSHLLAEANNLIKLAMLRLEKEFFYILSANRDCLTPQSVSSGSSRLSPRSLSFSNSEEDDNKDADSLLLDRAMTDLKMIAETMIACGYSKECGNIYRVTRKSIVDEEVYRLGIRTYNPSQIMRLDHKSLQRYVDKWIFAAKIAVKSIFRGEKVLCDRVFAVSDTMNQTCIAHTTMEAGMNLLRFPEVVAKTKASPEKIVLLINLFETISDLWPEIESIFSYETLSPMKSQALASIQKLTESTQAILAEFVSSIQKNASKTPPAGGGIHPLTYKVMDYVALLADRAGTLSDIISGDDSAAQSPFPESYFDSASPTPNSGVASRIAWIILVLLCKLDKKAEIYKDIGLSYLFLANNLQFVVDRAAATSLRLLLGEEWLSNQEKKVKLYAGSYESVAWAKVMAALPAVAEAESSPAAACKEHFRRFKTAFQAACKKQSAWSVPDPKLRDEIKMSIARKVVPAYRRFYESCYVAIENEEWNLEVLVRFSPDNLGNYLSDLFHAAVEISEDSSPASPLSSSHYKLKLARCL, encoded by the coding sequence ATGGCAATCACAACTGGCCGCATGACTATGGCcgctctcctctccctctctgaAATCCCAGACTTCACAAACAACCTCTCTCTCACTCCCACCCAAGCAACCATCCAAAACGCCACAAACCTAATCGCCAAATGGGACCCCACCCAAAAATTCACCTCCATCTTCCACCAAAACCAACCCCAAGCGCAGGAATTCATCGCCTGCGTCGAGGAGCTGCGCACCGCGATGCATTTCCTCATCGCCCACCGCCCCTACTCCCACCTCCTCGCGGAAGCCAACAATCTCATCAAACTGGCCATGCTTCGCCTCGAGAAGGAGTTCTTTTACATCCTCTCCGCAAACAGGGACTGCTTGACCCCTCAATCCGTCTCCAGCGGCTCCTCCCGTCTCTCCCCGAGGTCGCTCTCCTTCAGcaactccgaggaggacgacAACAAGGATGCAGATTCCCTGCTGCTCGACCGAGCCATGACGGATTTGAAAATGATTGCAGAGACAATGATTGCTTGTGGATATAGCAAGGAGTGCGGAAACATTTACAGAGTCACGAGGAAATCCATTGTTGATGAAGAGGTGTATCGCCTTGGCATCAGAACCTACAATCCGTCTCAGATTATGAGATTAGATCATAAATCCCTGCAGCGTTACGTCGACAAATGGATTTTTGCCGCGAAAATCGCGGTGAAATCCATCTTCCGAGGCGAGAAAGTGCTGTGTGATCGTGTTTTTGCGGTCTCAGACACAATGAATCAAACATGTATCGCGCATACAACCATGGAAGCAGGGATGAATCTGCTCCGATTTCCAGAGGTCGTCGCTAAAACCAAGGCATCGCCGGAGAAGATTGTCCTCCTCATTAACCTGTTCGAGACCATCTCCGATCTCTGGCCGGAAATCGAGTCTATTTTTTCGTACGAAACGCTTTCGCCGATGAAATCGCAGGCGCTCGCCTCAATCCAGAAGCTTACCGAGTCGACTCAAGCGATCCTCGCCGAGTTCGTCTCGTCGATTCAGAAAAACGCGTCGAAAACGCCCCCTGCCGGCGGCGGAATTCATCCGCTGACCTACAAAGTGATGGATTACGTCGCTCTGCTAGCGGATCGCGCCGGAACGCTCTCCGATATTATCTCCGGCGACGACTCCGCCGCTCAATCGCCTTTTCCTGAATCCTACTTCGACAGCGCGAGCCCTACCCCCAATTCCGGAGTAGCGAGTCGAATCGCGTGGATCATTCTCGTCCTCCTCTGCAAACTAGACAAAAAAGCAGAGATCTACAAAGACATAGGGCTTTCCTACCTCTTCCTCGCCAACAACCTCCAATTCGTTGTCGACAGAGCCGCAGCAACCTCCCTGAGATTACTCCTCGGCGAGGAATGGCTGTCGAATCAGGAGAAGAAGGTGAAGCTCTACGCCGGGAGCTACGAGTCGGTCGCGTGGGCGAAGGTGATGGCGGCGCTGCCGGCGGTTGCGGAGGCGGAATCGTCCCCCGCCGCCGCGTGCAAGGAGCATTTCAGGAGATTCAAAACGGCTTTCCAGGCGGCGTGCAAAAAGCAGAGCGCGTGGAGCGTGCCGGATCCGAAGCTGCGCGACGAGATAAAAATGTCGATCGCGCGGAAGGTTGTTCCGGCGTACCGGCGGTTTTATGAGAGCTGCTACGTGGCAATTGAGAACGAAGAGTGGAATCTGGAGGTTTTGGTTAGGTTTTCGCCGGACAATTTGGGGAATTATCTGTCGGATTTGTTCCATGCGGCTGTTGAGATATCGGAGGATTCGTCGCCGGCGTCGCCATTGTCGTCGTCGCACTACAAGTTGAAGTTAGCGAGGTGTCTCTGA